TTCACCAGgacaatgaataaataaatccCTTCTACCTGGGAATTGGTTTTATGTTCCTGCGACTGACGGACCACTTCTAATGACCAAGATCTTGGTTCTGATTGGTAAGGCCTGAGCCTCACAGAGTTACGTTTGTGTGTCTGCAGAGCTGCGTGAGAGCACATGTTCAGCATCAGTTGGGatttatttttaaacttttaccATTTTTTAGCAGAGAGTGTGACACGTTTTCAAATCTTAGTATTTGCAAACTTTTCCGTTGCAGATTGTTGTTTGTGGctgatcatttatttatttttctgaaaaAGTCTTTTTGTTTTCTGTCAGAATGGACGAGCAGGACAGAGTAAGTCAAGCATCCAGTGTGGCAACAATTTCTTACTTTCCTGTCGTGaaggtttgtttgtgtgtttgcacGGCTCCTTGACATCGTGCTTGGATGAATTTATGTGATACGGTGAATGCACGGAGTGTATTTATGCATGATGCTTATTCTCTCCTCTGGAAGCAGGAAAGCGATGGAAAGGTGCAGACATTTGGGAAAAGATATCAGTCTGCAAAAAGAGATCCCAACTGCTCCGTGGTCATCAGAGGATGGCTCAACAAGAAAGTAATTTTGTTTGTTTGGCTTAAAGAATTGCAGAATGTCGTTGGTGTTCATACATGAGTGTGTTGGCGTCTGTGGGTTACTTTCATTTTGCAGGACAGCTCTGGTTTGAAGCTTTGGAAGAGAAGATGGTTCGTCCTCTCCAACTTCTGTCTGTATTACTACAAAGGTAGAAGCACTAGTTCCGAGTTTCATCTGGATAAGCAGGATTTATGTGATCTAAATTATGCTTTTATCTTTTTTAAAACATAAATTTCCCTTTGATGTTTTTTAATCAGACAGTAGAGAAGAAACTGTGCTGGGGAGCATCCCACTACCAAGCTACAAAATCCTGTTCTGCACACCGCGAGAATGCAAGAACAGGAAGTTCACCTTCAAGGTAATAAACGTCTGTTTAGTTTGGACTCTAAGCATCTTTGACACCAAATTTTTAACCATTTAAATGCAAAAACTAAATGAAGACCTGTATATCTCTGTTTGCTTTTGCCAGAGTTTTAAACAGTGTGCTAACAGATGAACAGCTAATGTCTAACAGACACACAAATGAGCCAGAACCTCATTTATAATCTGTCTTCCACCTTTTATGTAGTCATGTAGTTTATGTAATTCATGTTGCAGTTGTTCTTCAATACCATCAAAGGTAATATTATTTTGCTCTAAATGAAGTGCCCCTGTAACCATCTCCTGTGTATTGTGTGTAAAACTAGGTGGTGCACCAGGGAATGCGGTCATACTTCTTCAGTGCCGATACTCAGGAGGACATGTTGGGTTGGGTCAGAGCCCTGAGTCAGTCGGCTGCTATGGAGCCCGACAGCACCATGAACAGGTTAGGCTCTGGTTTAGGGTGGACATCAGATTGTAGATGCAACCCATGATGACAAGCCTTTGTGTGTTTCGCCTCTGATCCATTCAGGCGTTGCTCAAGCTACCAGGATTTCACACAGATAGGGGGCAGCAGTGAGTCGGTGAACGGCCCAAAGTACCCTGAGGAGGAGGAGAGTCCCTCCCAGAAACACAAGCATGTCAGTCGGACCCTGAGTGAACCGAGCCATTTTGTTGGGAGGAAGGGGAGGTCCCAGTCGGAgcatagagggaggtggagtgctcATCACAGAAACAGGTGGTTGTTATGTCATCAACATGTTTGGTTAATAGGATGCATAGATAAATAATCAGTTCTGCTTCTCAAAGCCCCTCAGACAGAACTCCGAGCCCTCCTGACTTAGGCAGAAGAAGAGCTGCTGGTCCAAGCAGAGAGGACACCTCTCTTGTTGGAGAAAACACTCTGACAGAAGCAGAAATCCTGGGTTCCTTAAACTCCAGAGGACAGCTGGGGTCACGACCTCACACACCGGTGGGAAGGGTTGACCTTCGACCCCTTGATGACCCCGGTGTGCTCCAGAACCTGTACTACGCACCGGCCTCACCAAAGCTGGAGTTTAAATCTGCTCCTACCACGCCGCTCACAGAGAGATGGCATAGCCTGAGCAAGGTGATGATCATTTTTGGTTTAtcgtcatccatccattcatccatccatccattcatccatccatccgtccttccattcgtccatccatccgttcatccgtccgtccgttcgtccgtccgtccatccgttcGTCCgttcatccgtccgtccatccatccatccatccatccatccatccatctatccatccatccatccatccatccatccatccatccatccatccatccgtccgtccatctatccatctgtccgtccatccgtccgtccatctatccatccatccatccgtctgtcaatccatccatccatccgtccatctatccatccatccatccgtccatctatccatccattcatccgtctgtccatccatccatccatccatccatccatccatccatccatccgtccatccatccatctgtccatccatccatccatccatccacccatccgtccgtccgtccatccatccatccatccatccatccatccatccatccatccatccatctatccattcatccatccatccatccatccatccatccattatctgaacccgcTTATCCACACAGGGTCATGGGGGGCtagtgcccatctccagcaggtTTATTGTCATATTACCTTTAAATGAACTTGAACAGCAACTTTTTATAAATATGATTATTATAAATTTGGAGTCAATCTGAGATTAAGTTAGCTACTTTCCTTTGTAGCTGTGGTGAAGCTGTCTAAAGGATTTGGGATGATCTTCTGTAGCAGTTAAACACTGAACATGTGACATTGGAAGGAAGTAATCTGGGTAGATGTGTTCTAATGAAAAGTTGTTGCTAACTTCTAAAACAAGAAAAGATGCAGCAACTTTCCCAAAATGAAACTTGGGCTAAATGGCATCAATTTTGCAAATGCATGAATAAAATATCAACGAACACCAAAAAAAAAGACAAGATGTCCATATCTGTATGAGTTGCATGATGGGAGGCGAGTCACTGGGTTTATAATAAGCAGAACAAACACAGATGTGGAGCAGAGGACAACTTTAAAAATGTgaccttttttttcttcctctgttAAAGCCTGCACCCGTCTATGGTTCTGTCCATCATCcatcaactgggagaagacctttaGGAAAGGTGACTCATAAATAAACAGTTATAACATACATAGTCCTCACTCACTCTTAAAGGAATATTTAACTCATTTGAAATAATGTTTATATGTCAAAGTTTTTGTTAATTACTACTCGTAGATGGCTTCTTGAATAAcctcagttcagagaaatagAGTTTATAAGCTCAGGACTGATGAGCTTACAGCTAGTTTAGGTGGAGCCATTAGCTCACTGAAGGGAGATTAGGCAGTTTTGgcctgcttttagcaccccctagtatccgtttgtagaaccaaaagctaaacttatctcctcgccgtgtgttcgtctttttgacaccttaatctaacagctgaaatgtctcccagctttccttacaggagtgattcatcactaaaataaacaaatcagctgtgctcatgatctaaaacatgctggaaacacTGCAGCGCTAGGTATGTCAGCTAACTATTTCCAAGTCCCAACAGAGGGGGcctgcaactctgaagttgcaagtggaatatcctggccacagggggtgataggggctgggtggcctttcattaactcgGTAAAGAGTCATTTTATCACACACTGCCTCAAgatgatcatttaaaaatataaaaatgttgcTAATTTTTCGTTTAACACATTTATCTGAACTGAGGTCGATCAGGTTGCTATGTGTCATCGCTAGCGTTTCAAAGAAACAAACCTGTGCTAAACATGGTGAGTCCTCTGTTCATGCTGTCTCTTCCTTCAGAGCCACTCGACAGGGGCAGACTTACTGCCACCCTTGCCCCCCTCATCGAGAGCTCCCCACCCCCCACAACACCGCCGCCAACATCACTGCAGCCATTTATCTGTTTGTGCGCTTCCGCCAGCTATGGTACAGCCCTGTCTGTTAGACTGTGGAGTTAAACTGCAtctgtgttttgttgtttttattgtgtttcccTCTTAAAGataatgtatgtgtgtatgtgtgcgtgtgtgtgtgtgtgttgctatcCTTTTGTTTTGTGTCCATATTACTGCTTTGCTTCAACCAGGATGAAATTGAAGGATGCACAATTTAAAGTTTTTGCAGACATGTTCAAGCCAGTTTTGGCCAGTGAAGCAGATACCCGATCTTTAAGACCTTTAATATATGAGTTATTTTCTTTTGCTTGTTTCGTAATGATTAAAAGATGTTAGGGGTATTGAGAAtggaatgtgttttatttttgccTCAAAATGTTTTGTATCTGTTATCTATAGAAATACATCCGTAGAGTCTGTAATGAATTGCATGATAATGCTTTAAGTTAAAACTAGAACACTAGAGTGGCTGTTTGCTGATTTGCAGAGCATCACAAATCTGCACACGTTTTAATCTATTCAGATTTTTGTCCTGGCCACCTGTCTGAGGCTTTGCTGAACCTCACGCAGCCTAGTTATTTACATTTTTCCTAAAAAGTAAAAATCAGTCAATGTAAAATCTTTAAAATGTTTACAAAAATGTATCTTTGAATAATTCTGACTTATAAATTCCCAGTTATGGTCATAAAAACATTTCTGCTGAATGTCAAATCGACTCTGACACTTTTCAGACTTCTAAATCAGAAGTGAGAGAACTGCCTCCAATCCGACCTCTGGAAAGTGATGCAGATGTGAGTGTTcagagtttggcaactgtacacaATATTTAAATATTCCTTCCAGTGCAGAGATGAGTTGTATTTTGTGTTTTCAGGCCGTGCTAACGAGGTTGTGTGGGTGTGACAAGCTGCTTCAGTCTCTGTCTGTGGAACTGACTCAGCTACAAATGGATAAGGTTAGTGGTACTTCAAAATCTCTAGAATATAAACTATCAGGTTTTCATTGATTTTGAGTTAGAATGTAGGTCAATAATTACATGTCTGCACAGAAAACCTCAACAACTACACTCAATCAACTAAGAAAACATGAGAACAATGTTCCTTAAGTATTAATTATGTGTAAAGTTAAAACATTAAAGCCAAACTTTGCCAGTtttccatatttttaaatcatcttcttgagccagtatgagctaaaacgaccctttacatggttaatgaaaggccatccagcctctatcgccctctgtggccagattaTTCCACTTTACAACTTGCGACTGGCGgactgctctgttgggacttacctgggacatacctggcgctgcagtctgctagcagcacatttcctgcatgttttaggtcatgaacacagctgatttgtttaatttagtgatgagccactcctgtagacactattgaaggctgggagacattttaaCTGTtagtttaaggtgttaaaaagacaaacgcacagcaaggagttaGGGGGTTTGGGTTTGGTTTGATGACAGATaattaataacagacactagggggtgccaaaAGCAAGCAAAAATGCCAAAAGTGCCTTTAATGTTCTGCTGTCTTTACTTTCGCAGGATAGTGTTCAGTGTGCATTAGAGATGTCCaggctccaagtggaggagtggAAGACCCAGGGGCCCCAGGCCCTGGAGGAAGCGCTGACCCAGAAGGCtttgctgctggaggagctggtgacaATTCGAGCCAGAGTGTGTGATGTGTCTCTGGTAATGAGCTTAGGAACACAAGAGAGATTTtgcatttttacattttataaCAAATCTGATCTTTAATTAAAGGAAATGGAGCGAGTTTGGAATCAGTATGAGAGAATGGAGAGTGAACTATCCGTCATCCATTCACACCTGCAGCACATCTGTAACTTTGGGATGCCACAGGTCATTTCAGTCATATTTATTACACATACAGCAAATGTTATGTTTTCCACATCCTTTTGTTTGTACCAGTGATGGTGTTGTGGGTTTATATGGTGGAACATGTGACCTCTTGAACTTTCTTTCTTCCTAATCAGGAGCATTCTCAGGCTCAGAGAGAGCTGTGGATGATGGAGGACATCCTTGCTGGACTAAAGGTCAATAGAGATCATTTCTGTCTCCTGCTTGGACTACAAAGACCTCATGGTTAGTATTAGTAATACAGCTATTAAAAgaataattgtgtttttatgtgccgaatgtgtaaaaatattaaaatccgATAAATGGAGGGATCAAAACCAGGAaactgaaaagtgtgtgtgtgtgtgtgtgtgtgtgtgtgtgtgtgcgtgcgtgcgtgcgtgcgcgcgcgtgtgcgtgtgcgtgtgtgtgtgtgtgtgtgtgtgtgtgtgtgtgtgtgtaaatttatttaaaattgatCTAAACTAATTCAAATCAGTAAATGAAACAAAAGTAGTGTCATAAAAACACACCAGAACAAATGGAAAAGAAAAGTAACACATGAGTGCaagtttaaaagttgttaaataaGATCGTTAGTTAGTTTTTTCTGTGAAaacattattgttgttattaatatTTGAATATAAATACTAATAAAGGTTTTACAAAGGATGCCCTTTAATTGTTTCACCCATACACTACATACGTTTTTGTGGTAATTTTCGGGATCTTAATTTGGtccaaaataaacaaatatgtTGAATGTTCTGTGATTTATTTGCACAAATAATCAGACTAACTCTCCAGATCTGACACGGGTTAAAAAAGTGACCTTTTGTCTCCTTCCCAGTGTTCCAGTCCTCAGTTCCACTTCCTGGGTCCCCTGGTTCTCCCACAGGAAGACTACCAGTGGTGTGACTCTTTCACATTGTCCCCTTTTCAAATTCTGATTCTGGTTTTGAGCTACGTTCACTAGCTGAGAGTTTCTTAGTAACATTAGTGATGACTACAGTCCCTGCAGGAGTTGGAACTAGAGCCCCCGATCCGCCCACCTTTACCCCTGGAGCTACAGGAGAGCCACCCTATCAGGGACCAGGGCCGTGGCTGGCCCGAGTCTCCATATGAGGTAAGAAGCTCGGATTCTCGCCACTGCAGGGGGTCGCTTATACTGCACAAAATAAAGTGAAATCATTCTGTAAGGGAACATTTTTCTGTCTGATCTGATTCCTGGAGATCATCTCAAGCACaactcagcatttttttttttacccaaagCTGGGCTCGGGACCATAATGATGACAGCTGAGCGTGAAATATCcttttcttgtgtttgtgtgtctcaggGAATCTACTCCCAGGCTGCTGATCCTGTAGACAGAAGAGGAAAAATCCAGCCTGACCTCTTAAATATGAAAGCCCAGAGAGCTCCAGCTGGTTGGCACAAATAATACAAACACAAGAAACATACATATATAATGAAGTTTTATTTTCATATGAACATCTTTAAAAAGATGACGTGCCATTTTCCTGGCATTTTATCCTTAACCCCATCCCATTTCCTCTGTTTTTCTCTACTTTCTGTATTCATTTTCCAATTTTATCTTCAGAATCTCAGTCTGGCTCAAAGTGGATCCCAGCAGATGCTACCGTCCAATCAACAAAGGTTGGATTCTTTATCATATCCTTTCTAATGTGTGCCAAAACACTAAATATAGAAGCAGATATTTCCAATCACAGCCAAATTCTTTTTCTTTGGTTCCCTCGTTTCTTCCTGCAATTAGGGCATATTGCATTACCTGCTGTAGCCAACAGGGGGAGGTAGAGGTTCATTCTCAGAGCAATGGTTTCTCACTTCTGTTACCTAACCCCCAACCATCCACTGTGCATGCacgtctaaacacacacacacacacacacacacacacacacacacacacacacacacacacacacacacacatgtatggtgTTTTCTGCGGCTGTGTGTTTTCACAGGCATGCAGGCAAACACACCtacacaattagacacacacacacacagttcagcaATAAGCATCATTGTTTACATCTGGCACAAATTCTAAATATCtttagaaattaaaaacaaagatgagTGAAGAAGAGCAGATTGAGAGGATGAAGAGGAACCAGGAGAGGGTGactaacaagaagaaacctccagcttCTGCTAAGGAGCCCCAGATTCAAAGTTCAGAAGCCAGAGAGGTTTGTCACATCACTGACGTTTCTCACGGACTGCGTCGCAGTTAATAATAGTTTCTTTGTTTTAGACCCCATTTCCTTTAAGAGTAACGCGAGTTGTTACAGCCATCCTACCATCCTCGCTTGTGGCTAGAAAGGTTTCTGTGGAGGATCCGCCACCTGAGCTTGATGCTCCTCTGCTTGAACAAATCCCACCTGAGGCACAGCAGCTTCAGCTGGCTGAACGGAGCAAAAAGGTGCCATGCAAGCCAAACAGATGGCTTTTGGAGAGCCCTGACCAGGATGATTCAGTAATGAAGACAAGTAGACAGCAACATCAGGGAAGATCCTGGGCCTCCAGGATGGACTCGTGTCCAGACGGGAGCCCAACCGTGGAAACAGAAGCTCCAGGCATTCAGGCTCAAgacctaacaaactcaggaagaaGCGAAGGCCTGGATGTCCGGGTAAGAAAAggaatatcttaggtgtgttcttgctgtgtcgtatatcTAAGTCcaagctgtagttcttttttaaaacacagaacagttttgttaccagtTTCGTTTGCAGGCTGCAaaggcctgaggaagtttgcagccgcaaacgaaacgtagcgagaaaacaggtaacaaaactgttctgtgttttaaaaaagaactacagcttgGAATAAGAAAaggaataccgtaaatcctccaatacaggccggtattcaattaaaggccgggtctccaattttggccggtgtcagcggaggtaaataatggccggtctcttattgtggccggatggaatgtggtaacaagcaagtacaagcgtcccagcggcagggttatagtccccaaatcaaccagcagaaggcagtaggggttcacacagacctttattaggctttttcttcaacgctttgtaacgctacagacacgatcctctatcacgctcctaccacacagagtcatggtgtcagttaaccatgctaattcaacccgctccacagaacacacatcaccttccctgtggcttacataacactcacaaaacatgcaaatcagcacataggaactagcagaacgataggaaacacatataacacaatacccagaatgcacctggcttacaaccccagccaggtcattacactatcaagttcaaagagaacgtgctgattatgctgcagaacactctggagagcagcagtagggggtgtatgaactacagtaatccctcgtttatcgcggtagatgcgttccagacctggccgcgataggtgaaaatccacgaagtagggacttccagcatgcccctcgcggggattccctccacgtcgcacctacgtcacaaaccgcggctataaacggaagtcgcctttccagctcaccactcagtcatcgtttcttcagattcatgatcagagtttccaacctaccgatcaatccaacgaactatcagctcatagtaagttatcttacttacttctggaaagcccggcatttccgtgtcacttcgttgacgcttgaacgctcgggggtttcctagagcagccggcgtttcaccgacgctatcacttccgcgtctgtgaaaccacgctccctattgaattatcgtatgatcatgttctctttttgggggtaaaactcaagaaaaatttttttacttggtttttttcagttttattacaaaaagtgcattttatgatgaaattgatgaaaaaaaacaagaatttcttgatatttcgcagggggggggcaacgcgctgtgccagaccgtaggtactgacacgcgatcgttcatgtcggttcatttcctttaatgttttctgtcttttatttgcgcctgatgcgtttcgctgcgtgctgtggagcggggcgctgcgcgcatcaccttgtcttccgacgcactgatcactgatatggccgccaaacagcaagcgctccgctgtttttgcggtcggtagatcttttagaactgcagttcaaaggtaactcatgaggtgaatatatatgaacccaggtagcagtttttctttaggattgagaggagatgcaggaagataataaacagacaggacagaaaaatagtcaaataaaaacaagttagtttttgtacctgctgctgcaacaaacagacaccattgaagatcatcagaagtgaggaacagataatgaaataattatttttatgtttagagcagcaggaactccgagaagctgcaggcgcatcagtgagtttgcggcgctgcgcagggggagggggagagatggctgaagcaggaactaccgttgttaaaagaaatgtgtttaactttgaaaatgtgggcgcacttttaattgtcaaaaactccagcgaaccattagttcattttgctcaaatagaaatagaggcctgcctctaatactggccctccttccaataaaggcctggagcttggtgagcttgagtcaaatacaggcccgggcctgtattagaggatttacggtaactagAATAAAAAATAACCCAGAACTCCTAAAGTTTCTCGAACCATGAAATTAGGAGTGCAATTTAGTTGACTCCATTTCTCAATCTGTCTATATATAAAAAAGGAGTGGATATAAAAAttgaatctaattaattagaggctttgtaattaattaatcttaattAATCGCTGATTAGTCGTTCAGAAAAATGTGCCCTCAAAgctatttttaaataaataaataatgaggctgagaatcaaacattagacatggataTTATTACCGTAAACACAAGCTTGTTTAATTAAACAAAAGGCTTTTtatgaaaaaataaacacaaaccaaCAAATgtttataattgcaaatagaaaccatCTGGAAAGTGTTCCTGGACCTTTGTAtggtctagttgaattactgaaattaatggaaatcgcaccagattctaattgttCCTGTTTCATTGTTTgtataatttggtgtttttattagcatttctacgtaTTACTCATAATGTAACTAAATATCTATAAAATaccctttaaaaagacaccagaacAGCCACAAATATGATCGAGGACCTAAAttgactaacttttaacaccagagacaTACTCTGAGTCTGATACAATCAGTGTTACAGCAGGACTAAAGGTTCCAGTTGGACAAATGAAGATAAAAGACCGTGATCTGACGCCTGAGCGGTGAACTGGTGgcagaccttccttacatgggaagtcccgcTGTCACGTCAATAGCTGCAGATTCGACACACCTCGCTGCTGAATTATAGTAATGCACgtgatgtttagacagtcacTATTGCCAGAACAATATCATAAACCAACAGAATTTTACTTTAGAAAACTATCagagattttagttttttttttttttttgttgcttcttTGACACGTTGTTTCTgactgtttacagagtagtgagtacATGGAGCGTTTTCCCAGCTGTTCGTATGAATACTTTCTTAAACTACTGCTAAGATCAAAATgtcattctgtctggtgctttcagcgatgCACAAACATTACATAAGTGTTAAAAATGGAGCTCAACccgacttttgtaaagtttccggtgccacccggCACAGCAGAGGTCAAAGACCAAATCTGAAAAATGTCTGTGCCACGGACTCTGTAGTTTACAGgtagtttacttttatttttacaaGTTAAGAGAAGCAGCTGACGTGTTTTCCCAAATGCTGCATTAGTCCAAGCAATGCAACTTCTTCAAATTGCTCCatgttagtagccattagcagagCACTGCGCATCAGTGATATCGGTCTTCCAGGAAGTCATGCAATGACAAAGGATCTGCTtttcttgaaatgcaagctgtgattaaatgcatGCGTTTCTGAAGCagcagagtctcggccacgcctccaGCTGGCTCATCCCACTGGCCTCAGGCAACACGTGAAATGATACGGCTTGGAACTGCTCGCCTCCAAAAAATCTTCCTCCCTTTTCTCTCTTTCCTCTGATGAAGGAGGTGGAGAGAAATCCTCCAGACAAGTATACATGCCACTGTTTCTCCTTCCCagcggtgtgtatgtgtgtgtgtgtttgttagcgactCAGTTCTCTGGCAGAGTCTCTGAGTGGCGGTGGGGTGGGGGTTATGTTGGTGACATTTCCACAGCGTCGCCCTCTGGGTCCGCCAGGCACCGACTCCTATCAGCAAACTTTACAAACAGGAAATGTGGACAGATTAAGACTCTAGtaggggggtgacttactctttacatAGCAAATTAAATGTACTGATCGTCACTCAGACTAAAATGACATTTAATTACCTTAATTAGATTTTGCAAATAAAATTGAATGGTTTAATAACCTATATGGATGCCGTTCAATGTAAAAGCAACCTTATTAGTGGGCCACATCTGACACCAGAGCCACAGCCTGCTGCTGATCAGTTCTGTAGGACATGATCTCTATTTCTCAAAACACAAGCCATTCAGGAAGCTTTCTACAAGTAAGACAGTAACTATTAAAAAAATTGACAAAGATGATTGCTTCAAAAGGGCCAGAATGTCCCTGCAAACCAGTGGTTCTAAATTAgtgcacccccccaccaccaccaccaccaccacacccccGAGAGGACACGTAAAAAACAAAATTATatgtattggggggggggggggggggggattgaaaaTAAATCAGAAATGCTGCTCTAAACTAATATCTACTTAATTAAG
This Nothobranchius furzeri strain GRZ-AD chromosome 16, NfurGRZ-RIMD1, whole genome shotgun sequence DNA region includes the following protein-coding sequences:
- the plekha4 gene encoding pleckstrin homology domain-containing family A member 4 isoform X2; amino-acid sequence: MEIKSGSRRPQLFRMDEQDRQESDGKVQTFGKRYQSAKRDPNCSVVIRGWLNKKDSSGLKLWKRRWFVLSNFCLYYYKDSREETVLGSIPLPSYKILFCTPRECKNRKFTFKVVHQGMRSYFFSADTQEDMLGWVRALSQSAAMEPDSTMNRRCSSYQDFTQIGGSSESVNGPKYPEEEESPSQKHKHVSRTLSEPSHFVGRKGRSQSEHRGRWSAHHRNSPSDRTPSPPDLGRRRAAGPSREDTSLVGENTLTEAEILGSLNSRGQLGSRPHTPVGRVDLRPLDDPGVLQNLYYAPASPKLEFKSAPTTPLTERWHSLSKPAPVYGSVHHPSTGRRPLGKSHSTGADLLPPLPPSSRAPHPPQHRRQHHCSHLSVCALPPAMTSKSEVRELPPIRPLESDADAVLTRLCGCDKLLQSLSVELTQLQMDKDSVQCALEMSRLQVEEWKTQGPQALEEALTQKALLLEELVTIRARVCDVSLEMERVWNQYERMESELSVIHSHLQHICNFGMPQEHSQAQRELWMMEDILAGLKVNRDHFCLLLGLQRPHVFQSSVPLPGSPGSPTGRLPVSLQELELEPPIRPPLPLELQESHPIRDQGRGWPESPYEGIYSQAADPVDRRGKIQPDLLNMKAQRAPAESQSGSKWIPADATVQSTKKLKTKMSEEEQIERMKRNQERVTNKKKPPASAKEPQIQSSEARETPFPLRVTRVVTAILPSSLVARKVSVEDPPPELDAPLLEQIPPEAQQLQLAERSKKVPCKPNRWLLESPDQDDSVMKTSRQQHQGRSWASRMDSCPDGSPTVETEAPGIQAQDLTNSGRSEGLDVRAEDQFATPPTPDTTPDLSLSPEQRDAKLRRVERIRERVMRSAVRETTDNQHPIRGRRKEVHQVSLDTANNQKIKKGNGSCLVHLGSTTECQLPGGTSQEHEDKNQHLNKSKSQVKSENKTRHCGKAGNTKIKRPDSPYHVSSMTIFHKDGGNHSSEEQKRAEEVTAEDNNFKSDLRAQWFLSTKQWQGFVQIPTSGPLPNTDGPDADNRSLGWDGIIDPNELSLEVSESLKKMKENHSLFYKIACDISISDSDITKNEDQPSSRPDQEEELVITESEPTGDGTSCVQRSNQDSPSDESIVVTKTQESTHEIQDQVLVESAHVHEESTPEEYENKSELNISKPGVQKINGNQTLDDPNPIPIKEQTCLKKDVEDQTEDQERQEVLKERIQLSKEVREQDEGHKLSINPSNTRCDGGGVIRSASFGKPRVTVIKTSL
- the plekha4 gene encoding pleckstrin homology domain-containing family A member 4 isoform X3 — translated: MEIKSGSRRPQLFRMDEQDRESDGKVQTFGKRYQSAKRDPNCSVVIRGWLNKKDSSGLKLWKRRWFVLSNFCLYYYKDSREETVLGSIPLPSYKILFCTPRECKNRKFTFKVVHQGMRSYFFSADTQEDMLGWVRALSQSAAMEPDSTMNRRCSSYQDFTQIGGSSESVNGPKYPEEEESPSQKHKHVSRTLSEPSHFVGRKGRSQSEHRGRWSAHHRNSPSDRTPSPPDLGRRRAAGPSREDTSLVGENTLTEAEILGSLNSRGQLGSRPHTPVGRVDLRPLDDPGVLQNLYYAPASPKLEFKSAPTTPLTERWHSLSKPAPVYGSVHHPSTGRRPLGKSHSTGADLLPPLPPSSRAPHPPQHRRQHHCSHLSVCALPPAMTSKSEVRELPPIRPLESDADAVLTRLCGCDKLLQSLSVELTQLQMDKDSVQCALEMSRLQVEEWKTQGPQALEEALTQKALLLEELVTIRARVCDVSLEMERVWNQYERMESELSVIHSHLQHICNFGMPQEHSQAQRELWMMEDILAGLKVNRDHFCLLLGLQRPHVFQSSVPLPGSPGSPTGRLPVSLQELELEPPIRPPLPLELQESHPIRDQGRGWPESPYEGIYSQAADPVDRRGKIQPDLLNMKAQRAPAESQSGSKWIPADATVQSTKKLKTKMSEEEQIERMKRNQERVTNKKKPPASAKEPQIQSSEARETPFPLRVTRVVTAILPSSLVARKVSVEDPPPELDAPLLEQIPPEAQQLQLAERSKKVPCKPNRWLLESPDQDDSVMKTSRQQHQGRSWASRMDSCPDGSPTVETEAPGIQAQDLTNSGRSEGLDVRAEDQFATPPTPDTTPDLSLSPEQRDAKLRRVERIRERVMRSAVRETTDNQHPIRGRRKEVHQVSLDTANNQKIKKGNGSCLVHLGSTTECQLPGGTSQEHEDKNQHLNKSKSQVKSENKTRHCGKAGNTKIKRPDSPYHVSSMTIFHKDGGNHSSEEQKRAEEVTAEDNNFKSDLRAQWFLSTKQWQGFVQIPTSGPLPNTDGPDADNRSLGWDGIIDPNELSLEVSESLKKMKENHSLFYKIACDISISDSDITKNEDQPSSRPDQEEELVITESEPTGDGTSCVQRSNQDSPSDESIVVTKTQESTHEIQDQVLVESAHVHEESTPEEYENKSELNISKPGVQKINGNQTLDDPNPIPIKEQTCLKKDVEDQTEDQERQEVLKERIQLSKEVREQDEGHKLSINPSNTRCDGGGVIRSASFGKPRVTVIKTSL